Proteins from a genomic interval of Clostridium sp. 'deep sea':
- a CDS encoding DUF1361 domain-containing protein has translation MRAYLPKHNQLVRLIILTAICVAMIIYKYFQLNSIFLMFLGWNIFLAWIPLLALFLLTIRGKNGFRLLISILLWLVWILFYPNAPYLITDIIHVPRNAIMVSYSALSVNILAWYDIVLILLSVWTGILLAFHALYPVHQAICNQVGIIIGHAFSLAICLLSSYGIYLGRFPRLNSWDIIKKPSILYTVIINSFNMVTLKFVLLFGLLIYIIYNTLYSLERR, from the coding sequence ATGAGAGCATATCTTCCTAAACATAATCAACTTGTTCGACTTATTATATTAACTGCTATTTGTGTTGCTATGATTATTTACAAGTACTTTCAATTAAACAGTATATTTTTAATGTTTTTAGGATGGAATATATTTTTAGCATGGATACCCTTGTTGGCTTTATTTTTATTAACTATTCGAGGTAAAAACGGCTTTAGGCTTTTAATATCAATTTTATTGTGGTTAGTATGGATTCTTTTTTATCCTAATGCCCCTTACCTAATTACTGATATAATTCATGTACCACGTAATGCTATTATGGTATCTTACTCAGCGTTATCAGTTAATATTTTAGCTTGGTATGATATTGTTTTAATTTTGCTTAGTGTTTGGACTGGCATATTATTAGCTTTTCATGCTTTATACCCTGTTCATCAAGCTATTTGTAACCAAGTGGGAATAATAATAGGACATGCCTTTAGTTTAGCTATTTGTTTATTAAGCAGTTATGGAATTTATTTAGGTAGATTTCCTCGCTTAAATAGCTGGGACATAATTAAAAAACCTTCAATTCTTTATACTGTAATAATAAATTCATTTAATATGGTAACCTTAAAATTTGTGTTATTATTTGGTTTATTGATTTATATTATTTATAACACGTTGTACTCATTAGAGAGAAGATAA
- a CDS encoding TldD/PmbA family protein, producing MQKKIEQILNFLKSKNVDYADIRVQEVVTEDIATENLNVLTLQTDRSKGYGIRVFLNGALGFAGSQEFDKMEQVALQAIEIAKASAIAQKEPLKLDKKPVVVDEYNTPFKIDPFSISKKKKIDLLLNAEKAMQDNAKLFKTKGFLGFRKESKIFADTDGSYITQNLLESGGGIEAAAADGKDMQMRSYPNSFRGNFSTAGYEYVESLQLVETAPKIAKEAEALLIAEECPSGIYDLVIDGTQLYLQIHESIGHPIELDRVLGYEAGYAGTSFLDPSMIDNLKYGSEHVNVVADATVPGGLGTFGYDDEGIKAQCTPIITKGIFKGFLSSRDTAPVINQVSNGTSRASSWGRIPIVRMTNINLLPGDKTLDELFAGIENGLYLKTNKSWSIDDRRLNFQFATEIAFEIKNGKLTGKIYKNPIYTGITPEFWGSCDGVGNEDLWVFYGTPNCGKGEPGQVAHVGHGCSPARFRKVKVGVSDVK from the coding sequence ATGCAAAAGAAAATCGAACAAATCTTAAATTTTTTGAAATCAAAAAATGTTGACTATGCGGATATACGAGTTCAAGAAGTAGTTACCGAAGATATTGCCACTGAAAACCTAAATGTTTTAACATTGCAAACTGACCGCTCTAAAGGATATGGTATAAGGGTATTTTTAAACGGAGCTTTGGGATTTGCTGGCTCTCAGGAATTTGACAAAATGGAGCAGGTTGCTTTACAAGCTATTGAAATTGCCAAAGCAAGTGCTATAGCTCAAAAAGAGCCTTTAAAACTGGATAAAAAACCAGTTGTTGTTGATGAATACAATACACCTTTTAAAATTGATCCATTTTCAATTTCTAAAAAGAAAAAAATAGATTTACTTTTAAATGCTGAAAAAGCCATGCAAGACAATGCTAAGTTGTTTAAAACTAAGGGATTTTTAGGATTTAGAAAAGAGAGTAAAATTTTTGCTGACACCGATGGATCATACATAACTCAAAATTTACTTGAGTCGGGTGGTGGAATTGAGGCTGCAGCTGCTGATGGTAAAGATATGCAAATGAGAAGTTATCCTAATTCATTTAGAGGTAACTTTAGCACCGCTGGTTATGAATATGTTGAATCGTTACAATTAGTAGAAACAGCACCTAAAATCGCTAAAGAAGCCGAGGCATTGTTAATTGCTGAGGAGTGCCCTAGTGGTATTTATGATTTAGTTATTGATGGTACCCAACTCTACCTTCAAATTCATGAAAGTATTGGTCACCCAATTGAGCTAGATAGAGTTTTGGGTTATGAGGCTGGTTATGCTGGTACAAGCTTTTTAGATCCTAGTATGATTGATAATTTAAAATACGGCTCTGAACATGTAAACGTAGTGGCAGATGCTACAGTTCCAGGTGGTTTAGGTACATTTGGTTATGATGATGAGGGCATAAAAGCTCAATGTACCCCTATTATTACCAAGGGTATTTTTAAGGGATTTTTATCTTCTCGTGATACAGCCCCTGTTATCAATCAGGTTTCTAATGGCACCTCTCGTGCCTCAAGCTGGGGTCGTATTCCTATTGTAAGAATGACAAATATAAATCTATTACCAGGAGATAAAACTTTAGACGAGTTGTTTGCTGGAATCGAAAATGGTTTATACCTAAAAACTAATAAAAGTTGGAGTATTGACGACAGAAGACTTAATTTTCAGTTTGCAACTGAAATAGCTTTTGAAATTAAAAATGGCAAACTTACAGGTAAGATTTATAAAAATCCTATTTATACTGGTATTACACCAGAATTTTGGGGTTCTTGTGACGGTGTTGGCAATGAAGATTTATGGGTATTTTATGGCACACCTAACTGTGGTAAAGGTGAACCAGGTCAGGTTGCCCATGTGGGTCATGGTTGCTCTCCTGCAAGATTCCGTAAAGTAAAGGTAGGTGTTTCGGATGTTAAATAA
- a CDS encoding pyridoxal phosphate-dependent aminotransferase: MTLAISAKFKSMVREGKDAINFSVGEPDFNTPQHICDAAIKAINDGFTRYTPASGIPELKEAICQKLKQDNGLDYTNKNIIVGTGAKQPLFNAFLSLCEAGDEVIVPTPYWVSYSEMVKVSDATPIYVECKEENDFKLDINDLRAAVTDKTKAIIFSSPVNPTGAIYTAEEMKAIADLAVEKDFYVIADEIYEKLVYDGRKHTSIASFGEEIKKRTVVINGVSKAYAMTGWRMGYAAAPEQVVAAMNKIQGHSTSNPTSFVQKAAVQALTGPTESIEAMRQEFEKRRNFMVETINNIPGISCNKPGGAFYVMMNIKNIIGKEIDGVVIKDSMTFATTLLEKKYVALVPGSAFGAEGYVRMSYANSMENIAEGLRRIADFIK; the protein is encoded by the coding sequence ATGACTTTAGCTATAAGTGCTAAGTTTAAGTCAATGGTACGTGAAGGAAAAGACGCTATTAACTTTAGTGTTGGTGAACCAGATTTTAATACTCCTCAACATATATGTGATGCTGCAATTAAAGCTATAAATGATGGTTTTACCCGCTATACACCAGCAAGTGGTATTCCTGAACTTAAAGAAGCTATTTGCCAAAAATTAAAACAAGATAATGGTTTAGATTATACAAATAAAAACATTATCGTTGGTACAGGTGCAAAACAGCCTTTATTTAATGCCTTTTTGTCGTTATGTGAAGCTGGCGACGAAGTTATAGTACCTACCCCTTACTGGGTTAGCTATAGCGAAATGGTTAAGGTTTCGGATGCTACACCAATTTACGTTGAATGTAAGGAAGAAAATGATTTTAAATTAGATATTAACGATTTAAGAGCTGCTGTTACAGATAAAACAAAAGCAATTATTTTTAGTAGCCCAGTTAATCCTACAGGTGCTATTTATACAGCAGAAGAAATGAAAGCTATTGCTGATTTAGCAGTTGAAAAAGATTTTTATGTAATAGCTGATGAAATTTATGAAAAGCTTGTTTATGATGGAAGAAAACATACCTCTATTGCTTCATTTGGTGAAGAAATAAAGAAACGTACAGTTGTTATTAATGGTGTTTCTAAAGCCTATGCCATGACCGGCTGGCGTATGGGTTATGCTGCTGCTCCAGAGCAAGTTGTTGCTGCCATGAATAAAATTCAAGGACACAGTACATCAAACCCAACATCATTTGTACAAAAGGCAGCTGTTCAAGCTTTAACAGGACCAACTGAGTCAATTGAAGCTATGCGTCAAGAGTTTGAAAAGCGTCGTAACTTTATGGTAGAAACAATTAATAATATTCCTGGTATTAGTTGCAACAAGCCTGGCGGAGCTTTTTATGTAATGATGAATATTAAAAATATTATTGGTAAAGAAATTGATGGTGTAGTAATTAAAGATAGCATGACTTTTGCTACAACATTATTAGAGAAAAAATACGTAGCTTTAGTTCCTGGTTCAGCCTTTGGTGCCGAAGGTTACGTACGTATGAGCTATGCTAACTCAATGGAAAATATTGCAGAGGGTTTACGTAGAATTGCCGATTTTATTAAGTAA
- a CDS encoding DegV family protein, producing the protein MKEYLIMYDSGCDMSENILCNIPVVRVPITLTLQNKNYTDDGNMDLDSFLAEMKACPTSPKSSAPSPALYIQHFNKADKIFIITISSKISSTYNNALLAKKLYHETNPDKFIEVIDTKSASVGGSLVVQYLHNLLQLNIPAAEAAQQTKQHVQNLNTLFVIDDLSNIKKSGRLSHLSSVVASILNIKPLFGDDDGDIVMKEKIRGYRKALDRMLVKIGETKNINFENRILAVAYCKAANIAKHFAQKATDLYNFKDAFTVEMKPTISTFANIKGILISY; encoded by the coding sequence ATGAAAGAATATTTAATAATGTATGATAGTGGTTGTGACATGAGTGAAAACATTTTATGTAACATACCCGTAGTGCGTGTACCAATAACTTTAACATTACAAAACAAAAATTACACAGACGACGGAAATATGGATTTAGATAGTTTTTTAGCTGAGATGAAGGCCTGCCCTACATCTCCAAAATCTTCAGCCCCATCTCCAGCATTATATATTCAGCACTTTAATAAAGCCGATAAAATTTTTATTATTACAATTTCAAGTAAAATTAGTTCAACTTATAATAATGCTTTGTTAGCTAAAAAGCTATATCACGAAACAAACCCCGATAAATTTATTGAGGTTATTGATACTAAAAGTGCCTCTGTTGGTGGCTCACTTGTTGTTCAGTACTTACATAATCTTTTACAACTTAATATACCAGCAGCCGAAGCTGCTCAGCAAACTAAACAACATGTGCAAAATCTCAATACGCTATTTGTAATTGATGATTTAAGTAATATAAAAAAATCAGGTAGATTAAGCCACTTATCTAGTGTGGTAGCATCTATTTTAAATATAAAGCCTTTATTTGGTGATGATGATGGTGATATTGTTATGAAAGAAAAAATTAGAGGCTACCGTAAAGCATTAGATAGAATGTTAGTTAAAATTGGTGAAACAAAAAATATTAATTTTGAAAATAGAATTTTAGCAGTAGCTTATTGTAAAGCAGCCAATATTGCCAAACATTTTGCCCAAAAAGCTACCGATTTATATAACTTTAAAGATGCATTTACAGTTGAAATGAAACCAACTATTAGTACCTTTGCTAATATAAAAGGCATACTTATATCCTATTAA
- a CDS encoding GNAT family N-acetyltransferase: MLKIRPATLKDKDIVIDFSKRSWNSNDGEFDYIPLVFDKWVNDKEGQFVIAELNGKPVGCAKLTCLKPNIAWLEGLRVDNTKQGLGIGKALQKHFIDQRENFENVRLSSFIENYASLHIIKKRGFEEKARFTIYEAEVKESLPINFDVKVITDITTVSSYLNKQQLLVSNNFLGFDWVFKPLTNQLLSSLVKNNSVYGVYDNNKLQGLMILSSDHCKETDYCINYLQYNNEKYAKSLLNFAKNKVAGLKVNKVVAMCSDIPDMRELFINNNFYSYNKEINNVFAFELKK, encoded by the coding sequence ATGCTTAAGATACGACCAGCAACCTTAAAAGATAAAGATATTGTAATAGATTTTAGTAAAAGATCCTGGAATAGTAACGATGGAGAATTTGATTATATACCTTTAGTTTTTGATAAATGGGTTAACGACAAAGAGGGTCAGTTTGTAATTGCTGAGTTAAATGGTAAGCCTGTTGGCTGTGCAAAATTAACCTGTCTTAAACCAAATATCGCTTGGCTAGAGGGTTTACGGGTAGATAACACAAAACAGGGTTTAGGTATAGGTAAAGCTCTGCAAAAGCATTTTATAGATCAACGTGAAAATTTTGAAAATGTAAGGTTAAGTAGTTTTATTGAAAACTACGCTTCATTACACATTATAAAAAAGCGTGGTTTTGAAGAAAAAGCAAGGTTTACAATTTATGAAGCAGAGGTAAAAGAAAGCCTGCCCATAAATTTTGATGTAAAAGTTATTACTGATATAACAACTGTTAGTAGTTACCTTAACAAACAACAATTATTAGTTAGCAACAACTTTTTAGGTTTTGATTGGGTATTTAAGCCCCTTACTAATCAATTGCTGAGTTCGCTAGTAAAAAACAATAGTGTTTATGGAGTATATGATAATAACAAACTACAAGGGCTAATGATATTGTCTTCGGATCATTGTAAAGAAACAGATTATTGTATTAACTACCTACAATATAATAATGAAAAATACGCAAAAAGCCTTTTGAACTTTGCTAAAAACAAGGTTGCAGGTTTAAAAGTAAATAAAGTTGTAGCTATGTGTTCCGATATACCAGATATGAGAGAGTTATTTATTAATAATAACTTTTATAGTTACAACAAAGAGATCAACAATGTTTTTGCATTTGAACTCAAAAAATAA
- the serS gene encoding serine--tRNA ligase yields the protein MLDIKYIRNNFQEVKRRLETRHENLQLDDLLLLDNNRRAILQKVEQLKKLRNEVSKSVPRLKKEGRETSEVFIQMREVGQQIQQYDIELKNIDNSIQNILLMTPNLPDDDVPIGPNEEHNVEIKKWGTPQNFSFNPKAHWDIGTDLGILDFETASKITGSRFTFFYGLGARLVRGLAAMMIELHVQMHGYTEVLPPYLVNSASMTGTGQLPKFAEDAFKIEGQDYYLIPTAEVPVTNRFRDEILDVKQLPIKYCAYSACFRAEAGAAGRDTRGLIRQHQFDKVEMVNFTTPEDSPEALNQMVKAAGNVLEALELPYRIIEMCTGDLGISAAKKFDLEVWMPSYGRYVEISSCSNCRTYQSRRANVKFKRGKKAKTEYVHTLNGSGLAIGRCIAALLENHQQADGSVKLPESLAYYLNGATHIIKS from the coding sequence ATGTTAGATATTAAGTATATCAGAAATAATTTTCAAGAAGTTAAACGCCGTTTAGAAACCCGTCATGAAAACCTACAGCTTGATGATTTATTGCTTTTAGATAATAATCGTAGAGCAATTTTACAAAAAGTTGAACAACTTAAAAAGCTTCGCAATGAGGTATCTAAATCGGTTCCTCGTTTAAAAAAAGAGGGCAGAGAAACCAGTGAAGTGTTTATACAAATGCGTGAGGTAGGGCAACAAATACAGCAGTATGATATTGAGTTAAAAAATATTGACAATAGCATTCAAAATATCCTCTTAATGACTCCTAACTTACCAGATGACGATGTGCCAATTGGGCCAAATGAGGAACACAATGTCGAGATTAAAAAATGGGGAACCCCTCAAAACTTTAGCTTTAATCCTAAGGCTCATTGGGATATTGGTACTGATTTAGGTATTTTAGATTTCGAAACAGCTTCAAAAATAACTGGCTCCAGATTCACCTTTTTTTATGGTTTAGGTGCCCGTTTAGTAAGGGGCTTGGCCGCCATGATGATTGAGTTACATGTGCAAATGCACGGATATACCGAGGTTTTACCACCATACTTAGTTAATAGTGCCAGTATGACAGGAACTGGTCAACTACCTAAGTTTGCCGAAGATGCATTTAAAATTGAGGGGCAGGACTATTATTTAATACCAACTGCCGAGGTGCCTGTAACCAACAGGTTTAGAGATGAAATTTTAGATGTAAAGCAATTACCTATTAAGTACTGTGCTTATAGTGCTTGTTTTAGAGCCGAGGCTGGAGCAGCAGGAAGAGACACCCGTGGTTTAATTCGTCAACACCAGTTCGATAAAGTAGAAATGGTAAACTTTACAACTCCCGAGGATTCTCCCGAGGCCTTAAATCAAATGGTAAAAGCCGCTGGCAATGTGTTAGAGGCTTTAGAGTTACCCTATCGTATAATTGAAATGTGTACTGGAGACCTTGGTATAAGTGCCGCTAAAAAGTTTGATTTAGAGGTGTGGATGCCTAGCTATGGTAGGTATGTTGAAATATCTTCATGTAGTAACTGTAGAACTTACCAATCACGAAGAGCCAATGTAAAGTTTAAAAGAGGTAAAAAAGCCAAAACAGAGTATGTACATACCCTAAATGGCTCTGGCTTAGCTATAGGACGATGTATTGCAGCCTTGTTAGAGAATCACCAGCAAGCAGATGGTAGTGTAAAATTACCAGAGTCTTTGGCATATTACCTGAATGGAGCAACCCATATAATTAAAAGCTAA
- a CDS encoding PBP1A family penicillin-binding protein, whose product MKSRIGKALIIAIGSISLFVVVFGAITFIYYYSQPLPPPKVTTASEIFDDQDNMVTTLGGVKRFEVNLKDISVNFQKAIVAMEDHRFYSHHGVDLYGIARAIYTNLRNGTLYGPGGSTITQQMARNSYEFLGQEKKYSRKIVEMIVSIKLETIYTKDEILEMYCNVIYMGHGVYGIESASKLYFGKSAKDLNLSEAATLAGIVRSPGYNSPYVSLEKATKRRSIVLNRMLELGYITETENKEAKEQEIKTIGLKTSKKNIDHFRNAVMKFLNNDIPNMPSSINGEELLKEGGLKIYTTMNTKMQEAAEEAVENWGDQEKHDGLQTALVAVDPQNGEIKAMVGSRDLNQSTWSRVFAKRPPGSTFKPFLYASAIESKQYTAASILTSEPLTFEIYNQEPYIPHETNRDEYYGNLTMRKAIQKSSNITAIALNYALTADPFKGPWSDNLIDIAKRLGIKSQLDRVLSLPLGVSPVSPLEMANAYATFANGGYRNEPYFIKRIEDKHGNILFENRPYKEKVLDENVAYIMTSMMKSVLEPGGTASYLKSKIGRPAAAKTGTSENKFDAWFVGYTPEIACAVWSGADDNSKKIASGGRTSGYTWSYFVKNGLADVPVKDFPATNNLRTAVIDPESGQLATSRCENFYTEVFIAGTEPTQTCELHPDTLFPPIVDNDGDGQNDFNFWDWLFNKNKDKKSNTGD is encoded by the coding sequence ATGAAAAGCCGAATCGGCAAAGCCTTAATAATTGCAATAGGTTCAATTTCCTTATTCGTGGTTGTTTTTGGCGCCATAACATTTATATATTATTATTCGCAACCTCTACCCCCACCCAAGGTCACAACGGCTAGTGAAATATTTGATGACCAAGATAACATGGTTACAACTTTAGGTGGGGTTAAACGTTTTGAGGTTAATCTTAAAGATATATCCGTTAACTTTCAAAAAGCAATAGTGGCCATGGAAGACCACCGCTTTTATAGCCACCATGGTGTTGACTTATATGGTATAGCCAGAGCTATTTATACTAATCTAAGAAATGGTACTTTATATGGACCCGGTGGAAGCACTATAACTCAGCAAATGGCTCGTAACTCCTATGAGTTTTTGGGACAAGAAAAAAAATACTCCCGTAAAATAGTAGAAATGATTGTGTCTATTAAACTAGAGACAATTTACACTAAAGATGAAATACTAGAGATGTATTGTAATGTAATTTATATGGGACATGGTGTGTATGGCATTGAATCTGCCTCTAAATTATACTTTGGCAAATCGGCTAAAGACTTAAACCTAAGTGAGGCCGCTACCCTAGCTGGCATAGTAAGAAGCCCGGGCTATAACTCACCCTATGTGTCACTCGAAAAAGCCACTAAAAGACGTAGTATTGTGCTAAATAGAATGTTAGAGCTTGGTTACATTACTGAGACAGAGAATAAAGAAGCTAAAGAACAAGAGATTAAAACCATTGGTTTAAAAACCTCTAAAAAAAATATAGACCATTTTCGCAATGCTGTTATGAAGTTTTTAAACAATGATATACCGAATATGCCTAGTAGCATAAATGGCGAAGAGTTACTTAAAGAGGGTGGTTTAAAGATTTATACCACCATGAATACCAAAATGCAAGAGGCCGCTGAAGAGGCTGTGGAAAATTGGGGAGACCAAGAAAAACACGATGGTTTGCAAACAGCTTTAGTGGCAGTAGACCCCCAAAATGGTGAAATTAAAGCCATGGTAGGTAGCAGAGATTTAAACCAAAGTACTTGGAGTAGAGTATTTGCCAAACGACCTCCAGGCTCTACCTTTAAACCATTTTTATATGCCTCTGCAATTGAAAGCAAACAGTATACAGCGGCAAGCATCTTAACAAGCGAACCACTAACCTTTGAAATTTATAATCAAGAGCCTTATATTCCTCACGAAACTAACAGAGATGAATATTACGGTAACTTAACTATGCGTAAGGCCATACAAAAATCAAGCAATATTACCGCCATAGCCCTTAACTATGCCTTAACTGCAGATCCGTTTAAAGGGCCGTGGTCGGACAACTTAATTGATATAGCTAAACGTTTAGGTATCAAGTCTCAGTTAGATAGAGTGCTTAGTTTACCACTGGGAGTTAGCCCTGTTTCGCCTTTAGAAATGGCTAATGCCTATGCTACCTTTGCCAATGGCGGTTACCGTAATGAACCATATTTTATTAAAAGAATAGAGGACAAACACGGTAATATTTTATTTGAAAACCGTCCCTATAAAGAAAAAGTTTTAGATGAAAATGTAGCCTACATAATGACTAGCATGATGAAATCGGTATTAGAACCGGGTGGCACAGCTAGCTATTTAAAGTCTAAAATAGGTCGGCCTGCTGCCGCTAAAACTGGTACAAGTGAAAACAAATTCGATGCTTGGTTTGTAGGATATACTCCAGAAATAGCCTGTGCAGTATGGTCGGGAGCCGACGATAACTCAAAAAAAATTGCCAGTGGTGGAAGAACCTCGGGCTACACATGGTCTTACTTTGTTAAAAATGGTTTAGCAGATGTACCAGTAAAAGATTTTCCTGCAACTAATAACCTGCGAACTGCTGTAATTGACCCCGAAAGTGGTCAGTTAGCAACAAGTAGATGTGAAAACTTTTATACTGAAGTATTTATTGCAGGAACAGAGCCAACTCAAACCTGTGAATTACACCCAGATACCCTGTTTCCACCTATTGTAGATAACGATGGAGATGGTCAAAATGATTTTAATTTTTGGGATT
- a CDS encoding metallopeptidase TldD-related protein, translated as MLNKQELYNIIDFVVEKSKGYDTRVLINSQAESLIRYANSMIHQNVFEDVTNVSITVIDGKKRSEQSTTDYSHEGLESAVSEAIANLEFLPNSGQQPAPVTEPVLIEEDSYNKKLAESYTVFSRAKELKEALDTLPETYLAYGTYVYSDMQLVYGNSQGVKRFVRGNKINYTILVADKNGGSSFIDESHQNPTNIDFNKSFARVYEKAKLNVNAKQIEPGAYTVILEPAAVADIISYLSYTSFTAKSVQNQMSFLTGKLNTKVFDERISIIDDWQNENTMSMPFDFEGYPRKKLNIIENGVAKDLSHDTLSALNEGAETTGHSVNMPSYGGIAINIVMAGGEKCLDDIIKQSDKAILVTRFHYMNVVNPRTAQLTGLTRDGVFEIKNGKIVSAIKNMRFTESMLDAFNNIAEISSDRKGVPAFFGNIYVPALKINNYHFTGKTN; from the coding sequence ATGTTAAATAAACAAGAACTTTATAACATTATTGATTTTGTTGTTGAAAAATCAAAGGGTTATGATACCCGGGTGTTAATAAATAGTCAGGCTGAGAGTTTAATTAGATATGCAAACTCTATGATTCATCAAAATGTATTTGAGGATGTAACAAATGTATCTATTACAGTTATTGATGGCAAAAAAAGAAGTGAGCAATCTACAACAGACTATAGCCATGAGGGTTTAGAAAGTGCTGTTTCTGAGGCTATTGCAAATTTAGAGTTTTTACCAAACAGTGGTCAGCAACCCGCTCCTGTAACTGAGCCTGTTTTAATTGAAGAGGATAGCTACAATAAAAAATTGGCTGAATCTTATACTGTTTTTAGTAGAGCAAAAGAATTAAAAGAAGCTTTAGATACCTTACCAGAGACTTACTTAGCTTATGGTACTTATGTTTATAGTGATATGCAACTTGTTTATGGTAATAGCCAAGGTGTTAAACGTTTTGTAAGAGGTAATAAAATTAACTACACTATTTTAGTAGCCGATAAAAATGGTGGATCAAGCTTTATTGATGAATCTCATCAAAACCCAACCAACATTGATTTTAATAAAAGCTTTGCTAGGGTTTATGAAAAAGCTAAACTTAATGTTAATGCCAAACAAATTGAGCCAGGTGCATATACTGTAATACTAGAGCCAGCAGCAGTTGCAGACATTATTTCATATCTTTCATATACTAGCTTTACAGCTAAAAGTGTTCAAAATCAAATGAGCTTTTTAACTGGTAAACTAAATACAAAGGTATTTGATGAGCGTATTTCTATTATTGATGATTGGCAAAATGAAAATACTATGTCTATGCCATTTGACTTTGAAGGTTATCCCAGAAAAAAACTTAATATCATTGAGAATGGGGTAGCAAAAGACCTTAGCCATGATACTTTAAGTGCCCTTAATGAAGGTGCTGAAACAACTGGACACTCAGTTAATATGCCTTCTTACGGTGGTATAGCTATTAATATTGTTATGGCTGGTGGAGAAAAGTGTTTAGATGATATAATTAAGCAAAGCGATAAGGCAATTTTAGTTACTCGCTTTCACTATATGAATGTTGTTAATCCCAGAACTGCTCAATTAACTGGTTTAACGCGTGATGGTGTATTTGAAATTAAAAATGGTAAAATTGTTTCGGCTATTAAAAATATGCGCTTTACAGAAAGCATGTTAGATGCCTTTAATAATATTGCTGAAATTTCTAGTGATCGTAAAGGTGTTCCGGCTTTCTTTGGCAATATTTATGTTCCTGCACTTAAAATTAATAACTATCACTTTACTGGTAAAACTAATTAG